Within Calditrichota bacterium, the genomic segment ATTGTCAACGAAACGAACAACAGCAATTTTATTAAACTGACGGCTAATGGAGCGAGGGGTGCGAGCGTTTTGGCACAGAAAAAGGACGCAGCTAAGTGGATTGGGTGAGGCTTCTGACAGGTTTTCGTCATTTTTGTCTTAAAGATTAAGTGAGATGGGAAATTCGCTGAAAATTTTCGCCGGAAGCGCCAGCCAGACTTTGGCGGAGAAAATTGCCAGCCACCTGGATTTGATGGTGGGAAAGTCAACGTTGACGCGATTTAAAGACGGTGAGATGTCGGTAAAATACGAAGAAAACATTCGTGGGTGCGATGTCTTTTTAGTTCAATCAACATACCCGCCGGCGGACAATTTCATGGAATTGCTAATCATGATGGACGCGGCGCGGCGATCTTCGGCGCGGCGAATTACGGCGGTCATTCCCTATTTCGGCTATGCGCGACAGGACAGAAAAGACCGACCGCGGGTAGCCATTACGGCAAAATTGGTGGCAAATATCATCCGCACAGCAGGCGCGGATCGTGTTTTGACTATGGATTTGCACGCTCCGCAGATTCAGGGATTTTTTGATATTCCGTTGGATCATTTATATTCGTCACCTATTTTGGCGGAATATTTTCGCAAACGGCGCATCAAAGATCTTGTGGTATTATCGCCGGATATTGGCGGTGTAAAAATGGCGCGCGCGTATGCAAAGCGTTTGTCTGCGCCGCTGGCAATCATCGACAAACGACGGATTAAGCCCAACGAAGCCGAAGTAATGCATTTGATCGGTTCTGTTGAAAATAAAAATATTTTGATCGTCGACGATATTGTGGATACTGCCGGGACGATCCTGAAGGCAGCGCAACAATTAGTTAAAAATGGCGCCAAAAATATTTTTACGGCATGCACGCATCCCATTCTTTCCGGCGAAGCTATTGAAAATTTGAAGAAGGCAAATCTGAAGGAATTTGTGGCGATGGATACCATTCCTCTGCCTCAGCAGAAAAAACTGGACAATTTTACTATTTTGTCCGTGGCCAATTTATTCGCTAATGCAATTAAACGCATTCACAATGAAGAATCGATAAGTATTTTGTTTGATTAATAAAAGCAAAAAATGGAGTTTAGCAATGACTACAACAGATATTACGCTATCCCT encodes:
- a CDS encoding ribose-phosphate pyrophosphokinase, with product MGNSLKIFAGSASQTLAEKIASHLDLMVGKSTLTRFKDGEMSVKYEENIRGCDVFLVQSTYPPADNFMELLIMMDAARRSSARRITAVIPYFGYARQDRKDRPRVAITAKLVANIIRTAGADRVLTMDLHAPQIQGFFDIPLDHLYSSPILAEYFRKRRIKDLVVLSPDIGGVKMARAYAKRLSAPLAIIDKRRIKPNEAEVMHLIGSVENKNILIVDDIVDTAGTILKAAQQLVKNGAKNIFTACTHPILSGEAIENLKKANLKEFVAMDTIPLPQQKKLDNFTILSVANLFANAIKRIHNEESISILFD